A stretch of the Rosa rugosa chromosome 5, drRosRugo1.1, whole genome shotgun sequence genome encodes the following:
- the LOC133709559 gene encoding probable 6-phosphogluconolactonase 1 isoform X2 translates to MRFFCVLVVSELLAVMGCEFRLFCDLVCQTCAGSMALSGVSKDRELRIHESLDELSTDLADYIAEISEAAVKERGVFAMALSGGSLIGLMGKLCEAPFNKTVDWAKWYIFWADERVVAKNHVDSNYKLAKDRFLSKVPIIPSHVHSINDSVSAEEAADEYEFVIRQLVKSRVISVSDISDCPKFDLILLGMGSDGHVASLFPNHSALEEKDEWVTYLTDSPKPPPERITFTLPVINSASNVAVVVTGESKAEAAHLAVDGVDPDFPSVPAGIVQPLKGNLAWFMDKPAASKLNGFQFSE, encoded by the exons ATGCGTTTCTTTTGTGTTCTTGTGGTTTCTGAGTTGCTTGCTGTAATGGGGTGTGAGTTCAGGTTGTTTTGTGATCTGG TGTGTCAAACTTGTGCGGGAAGCATGGCTCTTTCCGGGGTTAGTAAAGATAGAGAGTTGAGAATTCATGAAAGTTTGGATGAGCTTAGCACTGATTTGGCAGACTACATTGCTGAAATATCAGAGGCAGCGGTGAAGGAGCGCGGCGTCTTTGCAATGGCTTTATCTGGTGGTTCTCTCATTGGATTAATGGG AAAACTCTGTGAAGCTCCTTTTAACAAGACTGTAGACTGGGCCAAGTGGTATATTTTTTGGGCTGACGAGCGTGTTGTGGCAAAAAATCATGTTGATAGCAATTACAAGCTTGCAAAGGACCGGTTTTTGTCTAAG GTACCTATTATTCCGAGCCATGTGCATTCCATTAATGATTCAGTGTCAGCAGAGGAGGCTGCTGATGAGTACGAGTTTGTCATTCGACAGTTGGTGAAATCTCGTGTGATCAGTGTGTCAGATATAAGTGACTGCCCCAAGTTTGACCTAATCCTCCTAGGAATGGGCTCTGACGGCCATGTTGCCTCGCTATTCCCTAACCACTCAGCGCTCGAGGAGAAAGATGAGTGGGTAACCTATTTAACTGATTCCCCCAAACCTCCACCTGAGAGAATTACATTCACTTTGCCCGTCATCAACTCAGCATCCAACGTAGCTGTAGTCGTGACAGGTGAAAGCAAAGCGGAGGCTGCACACCTGGCAGTAGATGGTGTGGATCCGGACTTCCCATCAGTGCCTGCTGGAATTGTCCAGCCACTGAAGGGGAATTTGGCATGGTTTATGGATAAACCAGCAGCCTCAAAACTCAATGGCTTTCAATTTTCCGAGTAG
- the LOC133709559 gene encoding probable 6-phosphogluconolactonase 1 isoform X1: protein MMMMMMMILIYIYILYNYFVLIPIFHLLQFLPSLCHPFSVFSLLLLLLCQTCAGSMALSGVSKDRELRIHESLDELSTDLADYIAEISEAAVKERGVFAMALSGGSLIGLMGKLCEAPFNKTVDWAKWYIFWADERVVAKNHVDSNYKLAKDRFLSKVPIIPSHVHSINDSVSAEEAADEYEFVIRQLVKSRVISVSDISDCPKFDLILLGMGSDGHVASLFPNHSALEEKDEWVTYLTDSPKPPPERITFTLPVINSASNVAVVVTGESKAEAAHLAVDGVDPDFPSVPAGIVQPLKGNLAWFMDKPAASKLNGFQFSE from the exons atgatgatgatgatgatgatgatccttatatatatatatatattatataattaTTTCGTGTTGATACCCATCTTCCACCTTCTTCagtttcttccttctctctGCCACCCCTTCTctgtcttctctcttcttcttcttcttt TGTGTCAAACTTGTGCGGGAAGCATGGCTCTTTCCGGGGTTAGTAAAGATAGAGAGTTGAGAATTCATGAAAGTTTGGATGAGCTTAGCACTGATTTGGCAGACTACATTGCTGAAATATCAGAGGCAGCGGTGAAGGAGCGCGGCGTCTTTGCAATGGCTTTATCTGGTGGTTCTCTCATTGGATTAATGGG AAAACTCTGTGAAGCTCCTTTTAACAAGACTGTAGACTGGGCCAAGTGGTATATTTTTTGGGCTGACGAGCGTGTTGTGGCAAAAAATCATGTTGATAGCAATTACAAGCTTGCAAAGGACCGGTTTTTGTCTAAG GTACCTATTATTCCGAGCCATGTGCATTCCATTAATGATTCAGTGTCAGCAGAGGAGGCTGCTGATGAGTACGAGTTTGTCATTCGACAGTTGGTGAAATCTCGTGTGATCAGTGTGTCAGATATAAGTGACTGCCCCAAGTTTGACCTAATCCTCCTAGGAATGGGCTCTGACGGCCATGTTGCCTCGCTATTCCCTAACCACTCAGCGCTCGAGGAGAAAGATGAGTGGGTAACCTATTTAACTGATTCCCCCAAACCTCCACCTGAGAGAATTACATTCACTTTGCCCGTCATCAACTCAGCATCCAACGTAGCTGTAGTCGTGACAGGTGAAAGCAAAGCGGAGGCTGCACACCTGGCAGTAGATGGTGTGGATCCGGACTTCCCATCAGTGCCTGCTGGAATTGTCCAGCCACTGAAGGGGAATTTGGCATGGTTTATGGATAAACCAGCAGCCTCAAAACTCAATGGCTTTCAATTTTCCGAGTAG
- the LOC133710013 gene encoding uncharacterized protein LOC133710013 has translation MAQQVQKNTLYVGGLAEEVNETILHSAFIPFGDIKDVKTPLDQATQKHRSFGFVTFLEREDAAAAMDNMDGAELFGRVLTVNYALPEKIKGGEQGWAAQPIWADADTWFERQQQEEEMLRMQKENKAAMEAAEELHRKKMTQERDGEKEEENEIKNDPMAMAEAEVLKQED, from the exons atggcgCAGCAAGTGCAGAAGAACACACTGTACGTGGGAGGGTTGGCGGAGGAGGTGAACGAGACGATTCTCCACTCGGCTTTCATACCGTTCGGCGACATCAAAGACGTGAAGACGCCGCTCGATCAAGCCACCCAGAAGCACCGCTCCTTCGGCTTCGTCACTTTCTTGGAGAGAGAGGACGCCGCCGCCGCCATGGACAACATGGACGGCGCCGAGCTCTTCGGCCGCGTCCTCACCGTCAACTACGCCCTCCCCGAGAAGATCAAGGGCGGTGAACAGGGTTGGGCCGCTCAGCCCA TTTGGGCAGATGCAGACACATGGTTTGAGCGACAGCAACAAGAAGAGGAAATGCTGCGCATGCAAAAGGAGAACAAGGCTGCCATGGAGGCTGCGGAAGAGTTGCACAGGAAGAAAATGACGCAAGAGCGAGATggggaaaaagaagaggaaaacgaGATCAAGAATGACCCCATGGCAATGGCTGAAGCAGAGGTTCTGAAACAAGAGGACTAG
- the LOC133709454 gene encoding fructokinase-like 2, chloroplastic: MASLSFTHFLQLPRFHLDWPNKPSLNLVQLQGLRLHSKKWGLAAMSKKINNSENSALDAMNEEEVVVKKKTSRTSKRTRKKTASDSDASSDEDVGEEPKKTRGRRRKAASASVSVEGEQTEKKVRKRRTKKKVDEIEHQVSEAEVNEAEEFTFVLDVKDESEDDLELEIDDGEDISCTYGWPPLVCCFGAAQHAFVPSGRPANRLLDYEIHERKKDALWAPEKFVRSPGGSAGSVAITLAKLGGKVAFMGKLGDDDYGKAMLYYMNANNVQTRSVRMDSRRATAVSQMKIGKRSRLRLTCVKPCAEDSLSKSDINMDVLKEAKMFYFNTHSLLDQNMRSTTLQAIKISKKLGGVVFYDVNLPLPLWQSSEETKLFIQQVWNLSDIIEVTKQELEFLCGVQPSEEFDTKNNARSKFVHYTQEMIAPLWHENLKVLFVTNGTSKIHYYTKEHDGAVNGMEDPPISPFTSDMSASGDGIVAALMRMLTVQPHLVTDREYLEHTIKYAIDCGVIDQWLLGRSSGFPPKEDMEEVVTDPDGIRSVTEMEYRTLPDEVLA; the protein is encoded by the exons ATGGCGTCGCTCTCTTTCACACACTTTCTACAATTACCCAG GTTCCATTTGGATTGGCCCAATAAGCCGTCACTTAATTTAGTGCAACTTCAGGGTCTTAGATTACACAGTAAAAAATGGGGCCTTGCTGCAATGTCTAAAAAGATAAACAATTCGGAGAATTCAGCTCTAGATGCAATGAATGAAGAGGAGGTTGTGGTGAAGAAGAAAACATCTAGGACTTCTAAACGTACTCGGAAGAAGACAGCATCAGATAGTGATGCTTCGAGTGATGAAGATGTCGGTGAAGAGCCCAAGAAAACCCGGGGAAGACGTAGGAAAG CTGCATCTGCTTCGGTAAGTGTGGAGGGAGAACAAACTGAGAAGAAGgtgaggaagagaagaactaAGAAGAAGGTTGATGAGATTGAGCATCAGGTTAGTGAAGCTGAAGTTAATGAGGCTGAGGAGTTTACATTTGTTTTGGATGTGAAGGATGAGAGTGAGGATGATCTAGAATTGGAAATAGATGACGGGGAGGATATCAGCTGTACTTATGGTTGGCCTCCTCTTGTCTGTTGCTTCGGAGCTGCTCAACATGCTTTTGTGCCATCGGGTAGGCCAGCCAACAGACTCTTAGATTATGAAATacatgaaagaaagaaagatgcaTTATGGGCCCCTGAAAAGTTCGTTAGGTCTCCTGGGGGATCTGCAGGCAGTGTAGCGATTACTCTTGCAAAATTGGGCGGCAAGGTTGCTTTCATGGGAAAACTTGGGGATGATGACTACGGCAAGGCCATGTTATATTATATGAATGCCAACAATGTTCAAACCCGGTCTGTTCGCATGGATAGTAGAAGAGCAACTGCAGTATCACAGATGAAGATCGGTAAAAGAAGTCGCTTGAGATTGACTTGTGTCAAACCCTGTGCTGAGGATTCTTTATCAAAGTCGGACATCAACATGGATGTGCTGAAGGAG GCAAAGATGTTCTACTTCAACACACATTCTCTGCTTGATCAAAACATGAGATCAACTACACTCCAagcaatcaaaatttcaaagaAGCTAGGTGGAGTTGTTTTCTATGATGTAAACCTTCCATTACCGTTATGGCAGTCATCTGAAGAAACCAAGTTGTTCATACAGCAAGTATGGAATCTTTCTGATATTATTGAAGTTACTAAGCAAGAGCTTGAGTTTCTCTGTGGAGTCCAGCCTTCTGAGGAATTCGATACCAAAAATAATGCCAGATCGAAGTTTGTCCATTATACACAAGAAATGATTGCACCACTTTGGCATGAAAATCTTAAGGTTTTGTTTGTGACAAATGGGACTTCTAAGATACATTACTATACAAAGGAGCATGATGGTGCTGTTAATGGGATGGAGGATCCCCCTATTAGTCCTTTCACTTCTGATATGTCAGCATCTGGAGATGGTATTGTGGCAG CTCTCATGAGAATGTTGACAGTTCAACCACATCTAGTTACTGATAGAGAATATTTGGAGCACACAATCAAGTATGCAATTGATTGTGGGGTCATAGACCAATGGTTGCTCGGGCGATCGAGTGGCTTCCCTCCTAAAGAAGATATGGAAGAAGTGGTTACTGATCCAGATGGTATCAGGTCTGTAACAGAAATGGAATATCGCACATTACCTGATGAGGTCCTCGCCTGA
- the LOC133709559 gene encoding probable 6-phosphogluconolactonase 1 isoform X3 has product MALSGVSKDRELRIHESLDELSTDLADYIAEISEAAVKERGVFAMALSGGSLIGLMGKLCEAPFNKTVDWAKWYIFWADERVVAKNHVDSNYKLAKDRFLSKVPIIPSHVHSINDSVSAEEAADEYEFVIRQLVKSRVISVSDISDCPKFDLILLGMGSDGHVASLFPNHSALEEKDEWVTYLTDSPKPPPERITFTLPVINSASNVAVVVTGESKAEAAHLAVDGVDPDFPSVPAGIVQPLKGNLAWFMDKPAASKLNGFQFSE; this is encoded by the exons ATGGCTCTTTCCGGGGTTAGTAAAGATAGAGAGTTGAGAATTCATGAAAGTTTGGATGAGCTTAGCACTGATTTGGCAGACTACATTGCTGAAATATCAGAGGCAGCGGTGAAGGAGCGCGGCGTCTTTGCAATGGCTTTATCTGGTGGTTCTCTCATTGGATTAATGGG AAAACTCTGTGAAGCTCCTTTTAACAAGACTGTAGACTGGGCCAAGTGGTATATTTTTTGGGCTGACGAGCGTGTTGTGGCAAAAAATCATGTTGATAGCAATTACAAGCTTGCAAAGGACCGGTTTTTGTCTAAG GTACCTATTATTCCGAGCCATGTGCATTCCATTAATGATTCAGTGTCAGCAGAGGAGGCTGCTGATGAGTACGAGTTTGTCATTCGACAGTTGGTGAAATCTCGTGTGATCAGTGTGTCAGATATAAGTGACTGCCCCAAGTTTGACCTAATCCTCCTAGGAATGGGCTCTGACGGCCATGTTGCCTCGCTATTCCCTAACCACTCAGCGCTCGAGGAGAAAGATGAGTGGGTAACCTATTTAACTGATTCCCCCAAACCTCCACCTGAGAGAATTACATTCACTTTGCCCGTCATCAACTCAGCATCCAACGTAGCTGTAGTCGTGACAGGTGAAAGCAAAGCGGAGGCTGCACACCTGGCAGTAGATGGTGTGGATCCGGACTTCCCATCAGTGCCTGCTGGAATTGTCCAGCCACTGAAGGGGAATTTGGCATGGTTTATGGATAAACCAGCAGCCTCAAAACTCAATGGCTTTCAATTTTCCGAGTAG
- the LOC133711106 gene encoding PHD finger protein At2g01810-like, protein MDLRLLFAVALKLLGYSFCRGSFGITEANEQVETLLKELDGKRVGNYIVHKRRNRYVEYKADAVGVPGCNIYSDLIYMYQYVFVTYPSDYVKLDTQAVLDTMQYVKDYTRIDEESTFFCQPLRKLKTMNEDHDDHYLEHGGILVVVPPGATIGNLKQEACRAIKETYCLCAAEHFVVEEIVAYNEVEDTAVIPEELVIRSRGERVGLVLTIEPSGICLTTYQGGSHAMEVVDSTKCGAKEDDGEVMELYMSRLLDIEESKM, encoded by the exons ATGGATCTCCGGCTGCTCTTTGCGGTTGCTCTTAAACTATTGGGATACAGCTTCTGCCGTGGCAGCTTTGGAATCACGGAAGCTAA TGAACAAGTTGAAACGTTGCTAAAAGAGCTGGATGGCAAGAGGGTTGGAAACTACATTGTTCACAAGAGGAGAAATCGTTATGTTGAGTACAAAGCTGATGCTGTTGGGGTTCCTGGATGCAATATATATAGCGATTTGATATACATGTACCAGTATGTGTTTGTGACATACCCATCAGATTATGTAAAGTTAGACACCCAAGCAGTGTTAGACACTATGCAATATGTGAAGGACTATACTAGAATCGACGAAGAAAGCACGTTTTTCTGCCAACCGTTGCGAAAGCTGAAAACCATGAATGAAGATCATGATGATCATTACTTGGAGCATGGTGGGATATTGGTGGTAGTGCCACCTGGTGCCACCATTGGAAATCTAAAGCAAGAAGCATGTAGAGCCATTAAGGAGACTTACTGTTTGTGTGCTGCAGAACATTTTGTGGTGGAGGAAATTGTAGCCTACAATGAAGTAGAAGACACGGCAGTGATTCCTGAAGAATTAGTTATTAGATCGAGAGGAGAACGAGTTGGTTTGGTATTGACTATAGAACCTTCGGGCATATGCTTGACCACGTACCAAGGTGGGAGTCACGCTATGGAGGTTGTAGATAGTACAAAGTGTGGGGCAAAGGAGGATGACGGTGAGGTGATGGAGTTATATATGTCCAGGTTGCTGGACATTGAAGAATCAAAGATGTGA
- the LOC133710015 gene encoding cytochrome b5 has product MPTLTKLYTMQEASQHNTKDDCWIVVDGKVYDVSTYLDDHPGGDDVILATTGKDATDDFEDAGHSKSAKELMETMCIGELDTDTSASTELENQPTGYPQKLMTLTKQYWAVPAAVVGISVVVGFLYLRKKNT; this is encoded by the exons ATGCCGACGCTGACGAAGCTCTACACAATGCAAGAAGCCTCGCAGCACAACACCAAAGACGACTGCTGGATCGTCGTCGACGGCAag GTGTACGATGTGTCAACATATTTGGATGATCACCCTGGTGGAGATGATGTAATCCTTGCTACAACTG GCAAAGATGCCACTGACGATTTTGAAGATGCTGGGCACAGCAAAAGTGCAAAGGAGCTCATGGAAACCATGTGCATTGGAGAGCTTGACACAGACACCTCTGCCTCAACTGAACTTGAGAATCAACCAACTGGTTATCCGCAGAAGCTCATGACCCTGACAAAGCAATACTGGGCTGTTCCTGCGGCTGTTGTGGGCATCTCTGTGGTGGTTGGCTTCTTGTACTTGCGCAAGAAGAATACATGA
- the LOC133709341 gene encoding uncharacterized protein LOC133709341, with translation MEAPISVENPKTSEDPETSDSTLQVVDDGAVVVAGAGAGADSILDVSGQSLDFPIGENSGDDVGDLYLYKNVYNLLPKSIAGLKGLKTLKFFSNEINLFSSPEIGDMARLECMRISSPEFDGLPLHKFKALKELELSKVTSRCSAVPILSQIAGLKLLTKLSVCYFSITFLPPEICCLKSLEHLDLSFNKMKTLPGEIGNLNALVSLRVANNKLEELPEGLSRLARLENLDLSHNRLTSLGVVDFGLMLSLQNLNLKYNRLSSECVVPSWICCDLDGNGNDVSGSSSVELDCSANVISVSSKSRSRFLASWRSDGRKCYFRWRAPGCVNKGRMPMPMRVEEDGESKTENVDVTDSAVDEDEDEGLVSREAEICSIVISTAVDEGDKKDCEVEVSSNSQEVACEQDEALWSEMLKATSGSKRKEHVGDLKKPNCKNPKSGGISGISSYDISLDQGDKNNYENEVSSSASQEVVGEKDEEASCLEKSETTLGSKRKNSNGDEDVKQPDCENGDGDVKQPDCKNGDGDVKQPDCKNGDGDVKQPDCKNVVGDNKQHKRLRLDQVHSHDCSNLSQKFSDTSFCSIEDSLQDGFYDAGRDRPFMPLESYDENFPLDSREVIFLDSGKDDELDGIFQSARDVVHRLNELNDNRTDERQIAMFLALFVSDHFGGSDRVAGVERRRKGGPDANVRKPFVCTCSTRNGEPINLSTKPYLQTVEDNAFVDISEKSLRSIKARHKSILVPIGTVQYGVCRHRALLLKYLCDRMEPRVPCELVRGYLDFMPHAWNIIPVKKVDSTETRWIVDACRPNDMRKETDPEYYCRYIPMTRIKVPPSGSNFGCSLPHSLPSFDGTLNKSGSSLIQCKYGSVELAAKMRTLEVDGTSGDDVRKFEYNCLGEVRMLSALHHPCIVELYGHQISSKWAPSVNGTPGSRTLQSAIFMEYINGGSLKSYIEKLSKAGEKHVPVHLAVCIAKNVASALVELHSKNIIHRDIKSENILIDLNSKTADGTPVVKLCDFDRAVPLQSYLHSCLVAHVGIPPPNVCVGTPRWMAPEVLRTMHEQNIYGLEVDIWSFGCLLSELLTLQLPYSGVADLEIHDLIVTGQRPKLTDELEALLLFMEEPVARSAGELGGTEADLDTLTFLADLFCKCTEENPHSRPTAENIYKLLLEHSMQLTNSS, from the coding sequence ATGGAAGCCCCAATTTCcgtcgaaaaccctaaaacctccGAAGACCCAGAAACCTCCGATTCCACATTGCAAGTCGTCGACGACGGTGCCGTCGTCGTCGCCGGAGCCGGAGCCGGAGCCGACTCGATCCTCGACGTCTCCGGCCAAAGCCTGGACTTCCCGATCGGCGAGAACTCCGGCGACGACGTCGGGGATCTATACCTCTACAAAAATGTGTACAATTTACTGCCTAAATCCATCGCCGGACTAAAAGGCTTGAAGACGCTGAAGTTCTTCAGCAACGAGATCAATCTGTTCTCGTCGCCGGAGATCGGCGACATGGCAAGGCTAGAATGCATGAGGATCTCGTCGCCGGAGTTCGACGGTTTGCCGCTGCACAAATTCAAAGCGCTGAAGGAGCTGGAGCTCTCCAAGGTCACATCTCGGTGCTCGGCGGTTCCGATTTTGAGCCAGATCGCCGGACTCAAGCTCCTCACGAAGCTATCGGTATGTTATTTCTCTATAACTTTCCTTCCTCCGGAGATTTGCTGCTTAAAGAGTTTGGAGCATCTGGATCTTTCGTTCAACAAGATGAAGACTTTGCCGGGAGAAATTGGCAATTTGAATGCTCTGGTGTCGTTGAGAGTTGCCAATAATAAATTGGAGGAATTGCCTGAGGGTTTGTCCAGATTAGCTAGGCTGGAGAACCTGGACTTGTCGCATAATAGGCTGACGTCATTGGGGGTTGTTGATTTTGGGTTGATGCTGAGCCTCCAGAATTTGAATCTCAAGTACAATAGGCTTTCGAGTGAGTGTGTAGTGCCTTCGTGGATATGCTGCGATTTGGATGGGAATGGAAATGATGTGTCTGGCAGTTCTTCAGTCGAGTTGGATTGCTCAGCGAATGTAATTAGTGTGTCTAGTAAATCGAGAAGTAGGTTTCTAGCAAGTTGGAGGTCGGATGGGAGGAAGTGTTATTTTCGGTGGAGAGCTCCAGGATGCGTAAATAAAGGCAGGATGCCCATGCCGATGCGTGTGGAGGAAGATGGAGAAAGTAAAACAGAAAATGTAGATGTTACTGATTCTGCAGtagatgaggatgaggatgaaggTTTAGTATCTCGAGAAGCTGAAATTTGTTCGATTGTTATCTCTACTGCAGTAGATGAAGGTGATAAAAAAGATTGTGAGGTTGAAGTATCCTCAAACAGTCAAGAGGTTGCTTGTGAGCAAGATGAAGCATTATGGTCAGAAATGTTAAAAGCCACTTCCGGATCCAAGAGGAAGGAGCATGTTGGGGATCTCAAGAAGCCGAATTGCAAGAATCCAAAATCTGGTGGGATTAGTGGTATATCTAGTTATGATATTTCACTAGATCAAGGTGATAAAAACAATTACGAGAATGAAGTATCCTCCTCAGCCAGTCAAGAGGTTGTCGGTGAGAAAGATGAAGAAGCATCATGTTTAGAAAAATCAGAAACTACTTTGGGATCCAAGAGGAAGAATTCAAATGGTGATGAGGATGTTAAGCAGCCAGATTGTGAGAATGGTGATGGGGATGTTAAGCAGCCAGACTGCAAGAATGGTGATGGGGATGTTAAGCAGCCAGACTGCAAGAATGGTGATGGGGATGTTAAGCAGCCAGACTGCAAGAATGTTGTTGGGGATAATAAGCAGCACAAGAGATTACGTCTTGATCAAGTACATAGTCATGATTGTTCAAATTTATCTCAAAAATTTAGTGATACGTCTTTTTGCAGTATTGAGGACAGTCTTCAAGATGGCTTTTATGATGCGGGACGTGATAGGCCGTTCATGCCACTGGAGAGTTATGATGAAAATTTCCCTCTTGACTCACGTGAAGTTATTTTCTTGGACAGCGGAAAGGATGATGAGTTGGATGGAATTTTTCAGTCTGCCAGAGATGTGGTTCACCGTTTGAATGAGTTAAATGATAATCGCACTGATGAGCGACAGATTGCAATGTTTCTTGCTCTCTTTGTGTCAGATCATTTTGGAGGGAGTGATAGGGTTGCTGGTGTTGAACGGAGACGCAAAGGTGGTCCTGACGCAAATGTCAGGAAGCCTTTTGTATGCACCTGCTCAACTAGAAACGGTGAACCTATTAATTTATCCACCAAACCATACTTGCAGACGGTTGAAGATAATGCTTTTGTTGATATCTCTGAGAAATCTCTCCGCTCTATTAAAGCAAGACATAAATCTATCCTAGTTCCTATAGGAACTGTGCAGTATGGTGTTTGCAGACATAGAGCATTGCTATTGAAGTATCTATGTGATCGGATGGAGCCTCGAGTACCTTGTGAGCTTGTTAGGGGATACCTGGATTTCATGCCCCATGCTTGGAATATTATACCAGTCAAGAAAGTTGACTCAACTGAGACTCGTTGGATAGTTGATGCATGTCGTCCAAATGACATGAGAAAGGAAACAGATCCTGAATATTATTGTAGGTATATTCCTATGACACGGATCAAAGTTCCTCCTTCTGGAAGCAACTTTGGTTGTTCTTTGCCACATTCTTTGCCCTCTTTTGATGGAACTCTGAACAAATCTGGCAGTTCTCTCATTCAGTGCAAATATGGATCAGTTGAGTTAGCAGCAAAAATGCGTACTTTGGAGGTAGATGGGACTTCAGGGGATGATGTTAGGAAGTTCGAGTACAACTGCTTAGGGGAAGTAAGAATGTTAAGTGCTTTGCACCACCCCTGCATAGTAGAGTTGTATGGACATCAGATATCATCCAAGTGGGCTCCTTCAGTGAATGGCACTCCTGGCTCCCGTACTTTGCAATCAGCAATTTTCATGGAGTACATAAATGGGGGTTCCTTAAAGAGTTACATAGAAAAGCTATCAAAAGCTGGTGAGAAGCATGTCCCTGTGCATTTAGCTGTTTGCATTGCTAAAAATGTTGCTTCTGCACTGGTGGAGCTGCATTCAAAGAATATCATTCATCGAGACATCAAAAGTGAGaacattttgattgatttgaaTAGCAAGACAGCTGATGGGACCCCTGTTGTGAAGCTCTGTGATTTTGATAGAGCGGTGCCTCTTCAGTCGTACTTGCATTCCTGCCTTGTCGCTCATGTAGGAATACCTCCTCCTAATGTTTGCGTTGGAACACCTCGCTGGATGGCTCCAGAGGTTCTGAGAACAATGCATGAGCAAAATATTTATGGACTGGAAGTTGACATCTGGTCATTTGGATGCCTTCTTTCCGAATTGTTGACTTTGCAACTTCCTTACTCCGGAGTAGCTGATTTGGAGATACATGACCTTATTGTGACAGGACAACGACCTAAGTTAACGGATGAGTTGGAGGCGCTTCTGCTATTTATGGAGGAGCCAGTGGCTCGATCAGCTGGAGAGCTTGGGGGAACAGAGGCTGACTTAGACACACTAACATTTCTTGCTGACTTGTTCTGCAAATGTACTGAGGAGAATCCGCACAGTCGTCCAACAGCTGAGAACATCTACAAATTGTTGCTCGAACACAGCATGCAGCTTACAAACTCTAGTTAG